A segment of the Arachis hypogaea cultivar Tifrunner chromosome 5, arahy.Tifrunner.gnm2.J5K5, whole genome shotgun sequence genome:
taactgatttgactaaattttcatctaacgactttcagatatcaacttcacgggaagtcgacttcacctgagttttcaccatatTTATGACTATTTAGTTAAGTTTAGCCATTCTTTACCTTTTGGATATATCTTGTCTTTAACTCTTTacctaaaaagtatttaaaaaaaccGTTGATAAAATAGAAGTTACTCTCTTAAAATAGTTATTATTGTCTAATTTCTTTTGGACTCTTGTCATATtgctaataaaaaagaaaaataaaaaaggaatatAACATTTCAAATATTGTGAACCGTAGAGCATCTATCTTAAAGTTTTAAAAATGAACAACGTGGGACAAAAATATTTAGTGTCATAATTCATATCACACGGTCACAAAGGATCGGAAGACCTGAATTATTTGTATATATAGAACAatgtggaataataaaaataaaaggaaagtaaggtctattgagaaaaaaaaatggcCCAATCATAcatgtttaattttaaataaataactgctttaaaatttaaaagaaaaagagcttGTCCCATGAGTGcattattgaataaaaaaaataatatataaaaaaaaactctCTTGGTAAACGAACTTGTCTACGAGAAAGTGCAAAACAAGGGTCAAAAGAAATGGCGAGAATCATAATAGATATAAAGTCATTATATTTTGATTAGATGAATAATATTAAGTACAATAATTTGTTGAAGATTTCACAAATGAGAACACCTGAAGTATATCCCTAAAGTAATAACAACGAAAGCAGAAGCTATTGGATTCGATACACAAATATATTTTGGATAACgaacctttttttctttttctttttttttttttaatttctcaacTCAATTAGCCATGCAATCAATCCGTTATGGCGTTAACTATGTACTATGCCATTgctttaacaatatatttttacttCCATAATAATTCTACCCAACCCCTCTGAGTTATCCTTCATAACGTGTCTTGGTTATTATCTTAACTATAGTtaggttattttataatttattattttagatagataattgtataattttttaaaattttaaaattctacccCATTAATTGAAGCACGTTCTCACGCAATATCTTTCTATAGTGCATCATTCTTTAAAGGGTCATTGAATTCTCATGGCTCGTAACTTTCCcgttttttccacttaatttctATCTCTTGTCCTCTCATTCAATCCTTTTTTTTTGCCATGACCCATAAATCACTCCTTACCAATATCAACATCATTAATGGTTAGttcagttattaaatttttttattaaaaaaatatatatttatttaattacatgatggaatatatattcacatgtaaaatataatataataaaataaatttattcaaaatacttaaaagtatatttaaaatcatgaacatataaatataataataaaatttgtactctaaccaagtaaacatattttttattatacataaattatttaaaaaataaatatattattaaaattaataatacaaatttaaaataataaaatctaattttttagtgtattttttataatatttttatctttttaatttacaatttattagtactttattatttaattaatgattaaacaaattatttttataaaaaattattttttgtattatcttagagAAGAGACTaatataatagtttaaaaaataacgtaaaaataaaattttaaataaaaatatttaatattaaaatttttaaatacaaaaataatttgtataaatatttaaaagataaatataaatatatgcataaaataaataaaacagataaaatggGAATACTCatgagaaataaataattatttttgtcttctttatttattttaaacatatGTTTCATATTTATATCTTGAATATCTATAGAAtttgtttttgtatttaaaaattttaatattaactattttttatttaaaatatcatttttacattaatttttaaactgttatattgatctcttctttaagattatacaaaaaataatttctcataaaaataatttgtttaatcatttattaaataataaaatattaataaattaaaaattaaaagaataaaaatactataaaaaatacttgtaagaaagttgaattttatcattttaaatttgtgttattaattttaataatttatatttttttaaataatttatgtatgataaaagatatatttacttgtttagagtacaaattttattattatatttgtatattcctgattttaattatacttttaagtactctgaatagatttattttattatattatattttacatatgaatatatatttcatatattatttttaatgaaaaaaatttaataaccgaaCTAACCATTAATTATATTGGTAAGGAGTGATCCACGACAAAAAAAAGGATTGAGTGAGAGGACAGGAGATAGCAATAAAGTCGGCGCTGGCTATACTGGGAAGAACGGGAAAGTTATAAGCCATGGGAATTCAACGACTCGTTAAGGAATGATGCACTGCAGAAAGAGATTGCGTGCAAATAAGTCAGCGCTGCTTACcgggtagaattttaatattttaagaattatacaattacccatctaaaataataaattataaaataacctaACCATAATTAAGATAATAACCAATTAAAGTGTGACACATCATGAAGGGTAACttatatgttattttagaggGAGTTTGATAGAACTCaccttatatatttatatacatatttttcatatttttatatattgtattatttttaatttatattcacATCATATAATTAaatgtttaatttttatattttgataaaatataataaataataaatatataaataaaactaCACTTATACAGGGTAAAATAGGTAGTCATCAGTGTAAGAGTGTAATAAGCAAGGTTGGGTAAAGTAAAAAATCACTAATACGTAATATTTATTTGATTGTCAtccttaataaataataatagggTTTAGATTAATCGAAAATggatcttttcaatttttttaatatttgagagaataaaatattatctctcatctttaattctataagtgggatcaaaaataaatatgagagaaaaaacaatgaagaattaaattaaataattgataccatccaattttttttctaCCAAAAAAAATTCACTCCGAAATTAATCCGATTCGACCTAACTAAAGTTTATATAGGGAATAGaaatcttctaatgaagattttttctattttaaataatattcgaACCCAAAATTACTAAAGAACTAAAATATTTTTCAGACTGACGAATTATGAGTtgctttaataattattaatgtgCTAAATGCAAAAGAACTAGAGAAAGATTGTATAACCTTTTAATTTCGAGGAAAAGATAGAGAATATCCAAACTAAGTAAACCAGGATAGTGTATCCTATAATTTTTTAAGGAGAATGTCATACCTCGAATAATATCAAGTAGATTACATGTATTGCTATATTCTTTTGGTTTATCAGGTGAATCTTATGATTGCTTCTTGTTATTTCAACTTTGATCTTTATCAACACACATCCACgtcaaaagaataataataataaaaaaaatcatatctttttaaaccaTACCTATACTCTGTTAGATTCATAGGCTAATTGATTCATATACCAATTATATGAGTTATACTAATTGCAAGGATAGGTTGTACTATTAAGGGAATGAATAATTCCCCAAAatgcactatatatatatatatatatataagaaaagatTGAGACACATCCCTTTAAATTTATTGTGAAGAAACCTAATTTTGATTATTGACTgtaaaagctggccagagaatacGTCCAAGTGTAACAAGCTAAACAATTTTTGTCCCCTCTTTTACTTTGAATTTACTATATTGGAACAATGATGAAGTATATAATGACTAATGAGGAAGAGGGAGGTGGTGGGTTGAAGTGCACGTAAAATAAGACTATATTACCGGATTAATAAATATGAACGTGGAAGTGAGCAAATATGAAAGGTAAAAGCTAAATAGATAcagaataaattatttaaaaaaaacatgttatgcttcaagccttcaattcaatttaaaattttaaatatccaTTATATACCTTTTTTAATTTATCCTGTCTTCCTCAGTTGCCCTTcttattcttttcatttttttaggtgtttctatttatattttttagaattttgctTATTAGTACACTTGTAGCAATAAAAAGAGGAAAGATTTTATAGATAAAGCAAATTTCTATACATTTATTATCAATGAAAATCCCaaaatctttctttttaaaataagatccttctaaaatattattttataaataaacaaataaatagtaGCTACAGTACGAACGGTCCCAAGGGATATGGCATTATTGAAGAAAAGAATAATGCTGAGAACGTGACCAGCAAGAGGGATTAATTATAATGTATAGCATTCTTTCTAAGACCCTACAAACCTAACATAGAGAGACACAAACTCACTAGAAAAATATTCACAcccagaaaataaataaataaaatatctaaCCTTCCAAAAGCTGACGGCGTTTGCTTCCATATaaggaaagttaaagattcattctTAGGAATCGATATTGTTTTTTTATACTCACAACAACAACATGCaccaaagagaaagaaaaaaaaaagctgacTAAAAGAATTGTATGTTGCTTCTAGCTGAAACAATGGATTGGGATACCCGCAAAAGGTTTACATTACCTCTTCAAGCAACCACTCTTGATGCTACAATAGCCACTTCATAGCAAAGTTTTAGAAGAACCGTTGGAGTGAGACAAAGCAAAACAAGAAACAGAGTTAGAGTTAGAGATAGCGAGAGAGCTTCAATGGAGAAAGTGGTTGTGGAAAACCTTTGGAATGGTGACAGAGATGCACAAATTCAAGCAGCTATGGAGCTAAGTAGATTTAGTAGTAAGCAAAGGCACAAGTTGGGAGAAAGTGGAGTCTTGGTTCCTCTGGTTTCCATGCTTCATTCTGAAGACTATGAAGCCATTGAAGCTTCTCTCTGTGCTCTACTCAGTCTTGCATTCGGCAGCGAACGGTTAGTTCATTCGCCTTCAATATTCAATGCAAGTTTCTTTCAGTTCTTGTGAAATCTTTTCTCAAGATTGCATTTAGCCAAGAACAATTCCAAGATCAAGAGTAAATTATAAAAGAACAATCATTGGTTAGTGGTTACTAAAGATTATTATTTCTCATTAAGAGGATTACCTAGATGAAATAAAACAAACCCAACCCAAGATAGTATAATGAGTTGATTAAAAAGTTTGAACTTTTTAACTACCCCATGATTGTTTTTTTGTCTGTGGGACTAAGGAATATGTTCTTGGTAATAATGCTAGCCATTGGTTAATAGTACATTCTACCATCATGATTCTTTAATCTTTGGCATAAAGTAATGTTTAAAAACAAAGGAAGAATCATAAAATTTCCTTCTGATGTAAGAGTGCCTTTCAAAAGTTTCCTTAGCAGTTAGTGACTCACCGGTATCTTCTATCACAATTTGTACAGAAACAAGAGAAGGATCATCAAGTGTGGAGCTTTGCCAGTTCTGCTGAATCACCTTCACTCTCAAAGCCAAACAGTGGTGCAATTGACAGTAGCAGCCATGCTAACCCTCTCATCCTGCAAGGCAAATAAGGTTGCAATTGCTTCATCCGGTGCTCTACAACACTTGGCTGAATTTGTAAATAGCGGTGACATTCAGTTACAGCTTGATGTTGTGGCCACAATCCACAACCTCTCAACCTGCGAAGAGATTGTTCCATTGATCGTTGCTTCTGGCATTATACTTTCATTGCTTGAACTGGTCCACAACTCTGTGAAATCATCTCCGCTGGGTGAAAAGGCGATTGGTTTGCTCGAAAATATTGTCTCTTCATCAGAGAGTGCACTTTGTGAGGCTGCTAGTGTTGGTGGGGCAATTCGGATACTGGTCGAGACTATTGAAGATGGATCATCACTAGGGAAAGAGCATGCAGTTGGTATACTTTTCCTTATATGCCAAAGTTGCAGAGAGAAATACAGAGGTTTGATTCTGAGAGAGGGAGTGATGCCAGGACTGCTTCAGTTAAGCATAGATGGAACGCGGAGAGCCAAGAACATGGCTCGAGAACTGTTGTTGCTTCTGAGGGATTACTCCGATTATAGTTCAAGACAAAAACAAATGAATCATGAGCTCATAGAGCGGATCATGGAAGAAATTGATGCAGATGGAGAGAAATTGGCTGATGCTAAGCTGCGTTTAGTGGAGGAGATGATTGCAAAGCTGAACACATAATCTTGAGTAAATAGGGACGGGCATAAGGTTCGGGACTTCAGGTCATAATGCCGTACAGAATCAcccgttttttcttttttgaacatTTCGTTATCAGTGTGGAGCACCTATAGGACTAAGACTTCCATTAGAAACTAGAAAAGAaacatgaccaaaaaaaaaagaaactagaaAAGAAAGCATTGGTGTCCTCTAGGCCGGTATAAAATTAACAACATTCTGTGTACATAGATTGGTTAGTGATCTGATATGTATCGAGTTTGATTATGGCGGTGCCTATTCGATTGATGATTTTCTAACAATATTGATAGTGAGTAGCAAATTCTTAAAGTTTGAACCTGAGTGACCATAAGCTACTTTCCACTATATAATATAATTCCTAACAAATGGACAAACGAATCAACATCCCTTCAGGCTAACGAACAAAACAAGAAGCCCGAATGAATAAGGGAATTTAGGCTAAGATCGCATGCCAACTTGGATGTTCGTATTTGAGATGACACCGACAGTTCCTTGAATTAAAATGTGGCTATAAAACTATATATCCTAACCCACAAGTTTTCCCTTGCTTTAGAGATGGTCAAGCAGTTGCAGTCTCAAATATATTGCATATAGCCCAATGTATCggaccgaaaaaaaaaacaatgcagACCAAAAGATCATACAGTATATGTGCTCTTTTATCCAAAATGAGTAAAGGTTCGATTCAGTGTCTACATTTTTTGGTAGTAGTGTACACACACAAATATAGAAACAGACAGCTTTAGTACCAAATACAACATAATCAAACAGATATAACTCATAACTCTGTAGAAAAAGTAACAAATATAATATTCATTACTAGATCTCTGACTAGATTTTACTATCTCCCCATTTAACAAAAGGAAGACAGTACCTGACTTGTGTAGGAATTGGTTCTCACGGTTATTTCTTAAGGTTATAAACCCTCTCTACAAAAAAAGGTATGGAACTATGGATTATAAAACCGCAAGCAACCTAGTATATAATACTTATTATTAAAGCGTTTTTCATCCTGACCTTCGGTAAAATCTGTACGCCACAGCAATAGCTGCCAGAGCTCCAAGCACACCTGCTGCTGTAATAATATTATGCTGCTGCAGGGCAGGCCATTTCAAACATGTTTCACTCCCCTGCTTTTTATGTGCTCCAGTGGTTTCTTCAATTCCTTTGTTTTGCTCAAAATTTGCAGTTTGGCAGCAAGAAACCCCATTAACACCCTGGCAACAACCACCTACATTTACGTTGCTGCTCAGATTGTTACTTTCAACATTATTCTGCTTGACAGTGTCAGTATCACCTCCGTTTGCAACTTGAGTAGCTGGTCCCATTTGGCCCCTAATGAAATTTTCCATAGTTAAATTAAGTCATCTTCCACTGTAATGATCGAGTTTCATATGCAA
Coding sequences within it:
- the LOC140184724 gene encoding uncharacterized protein; translation: MEKVVVENLWNGDRDAQIQAAMELSRFSSKQRHKLGESGVLVPLVSMLHSEDYEAIEASLCALLSLAFGSERNKRRIIKCGALPVLLNHLHSQSQTVVQLTVAAMLTLSSCKANKVAIASSGALQHLAEFVNSGDIQLQLDVVATIHNLSTCEEIVPLIVASGIILSLLELVHNSVKSSPLGEKAIGLLENIVSSSESALCEAASVGGAIRILVETIEDGSSLGKEHAVGILFLICQSCREKYRGLILREGVMPGLLQLSIDGTRRAKNMARELLLLLRDYSDYSSRQKQMNHELIERIMEEIDADGEKLADAKLRLVEEMIAKLNT